A genomic segment from Polyangium mundeleinium encodes:
- a CDS encoding serine/threonine-protein kinase, which produces MTETLRAVGAPDPALAPTVAAPAPREGALPPAEVQARREDGAPTLGRFLLLRKLGEGGMGEVFSAYDEQLDRRVAIKLLHAAYAPEETQKRMFREAQALARLSHPNVVTVYEVGEVDGDVFVVMEHIEGKTLQEWQEEAPRSAEEVLEAYRMAGRGLAAVHAAGMVHRDVKPANAMIDGDGRVRILDFGLAHARGVAPADPSAAAPTSGALASPLTAEGSIVGTPAYMSPEQFLGNPLDARSDQFSFCVALYEALYQRNPFAPKKPGMPVIPALAGEPAPAPPRADVPTRVPEALARGLARDPAGRFESMEALLAELDEEPAADPSGQGRQRRLFAVIALFTIGAWTLWSEIRPTTEFTVRDDMLVPALSLTFVLAAVTFLFRGTLLKNPFHRVRTLLLLVTGLFLVASRVIGAAHDETMLAVVLRDMLITAAGVSLSMIWLTPRIWLSWLTVAVAGAGVLGFVVFDRYLAEIASLTLNGTILVYLAAWAQSARHAKVAAQAKGRGGSSVRSRRPGGSSG; this is translated from the coding sequence ATGACGGAAACGCTGCGCGCTGTGGGCGCCCCGGATCCGGCGCTGGCCCCGACCGTGGCGGCTCCGGCGCCTCGGGAAGGTGCTTTGCCGCCCGCCGAGGTGCAGGCGCGGCGCGAGGACGGGGCGCCGACGCTCGGGCGGTTTTTGCTCTTGCGCAAGCTCGGCGAGGGCGGGATGGGCGAGGTGTTCTCCGCCTACGACGAGCAGCTCGATCGGCGTGTGGCGATCAAGCTGCTGCACGCCGCATACGCCCCGGAGGAGACGCAAAAGCGCATGTTCCGCGAGGCGCAGGCGCTCGCGCGGCTGTCGCACCCGAACGTGGTGACGGTGTACGAGGTGGGGGAAGTCGACGGCGACGTGTTCGTCGTGATGGAACACATCGAGGGAAAGACGCTGCAAGAATGGCAGGAGGAGGCGCCCCGATCCGCGGAGGAGGTGCTCGAAGCCTATCGGATGGCGGGCCGGGGCCTCGCCGCGGTGCACGCGGCAGGGATGGTGCACCGCGATGTGAAGCCGGCAAACGCGATGATCGACGGCGATGGGCGCGTGCGTATCCTCGATTTCGGCCTGGCGCACGCGCGGGGCGTGGCCCCCGCGGACCCTTCCGCCGCGGCGCCGACGAGCGGCGCGCTCGCGTCGCCCTTGACGGCCGAAGGGAGCATCGTGGGGACACCAGCGTACATGTCGCCAGAGCAGTTCCTCGGCAATCCGCTGGACGCGCGCTCGGATCAATTCAGCTTTTGCGTCGCGCTCTACGAGGCGCTCTACCAGCGGAACCCGTTCGCACCGAAAAAACCCGGAATGCCCGTCATCCCTGCGCTCGCGGGCGAGCCGGCCCCTGCGCCTCCGCGCGCCGACGTGCCCACGCGTGTGCCGGAGGCGCTCGCGCGCGGGCTCGCCAGGGATCCGGCCGGGAGGTTCGAGAGCATGGAGGCCCTGCTCGCCGAGCTCGACGAGGAGCCCGCCGCGGATCCTTCAGGGCAAGGGCGGCAGCGGCGGCTCTTCGCGGTCATCGCGCTCTTCACCATCGGGGCCTGGACCCTCTGGAGCGAGATTCGCCCGACGACGGAGTTCACGGTGCGCGACGACATGCTCGTCCCCGCGCTGAGCTTGACGTTCGTCCTCGCGGCCGTGACGTTCCTGTTCCGAGGGACGCTCCTGAAAAACCCGTTTCACCGGGTACGAACGCTGCTGCTCCTCGTGACGGGCCTCTTCCTGGTGGCGAGCCGCGTGATCGGCGCGGCGCACGACGAGACGATGCTGGCGGTCGTCCTGCGGGACATGTTGATCACGGCCGCGGGCGTCTCCCTTTCGATGATATGGCTCACGCCGCGGATCTGGCTGTCGTGGCTCACGGTGGCGGTCGCAGGCGCGGGCGTCCTCGGCTTCGTCGTCTTCGATCGATACCTGGCGGAGATCGCGTCGCTCACGCTCAATGGGACCATTTTGGTGTACCTCGCCGCGTGGGCCCAGAGTGCTCGTCATGCGAAGGTCGCGGCGCAGGCGAAGGGGCGCGGGGGGAGCTCGGTTCGATCTCGAAGGCCTGGAGGAAGCTCCGGGTAG
- a CDS encoding AAA family ATPase — protein MDPHRLVASWLDGRARVEKDGALVLGPPRSAGLSGKLRRAYTWIATQALVCPYLDMELEESTTLGKGEARVDLGRAAHASYVLLPLLCLVTSQRLLFVGAPGRGKTTMATIMAALAGIPLDEIRRIVQHGHPQLTTADLIGSPLPASLVKAEASGEIRVEWRRWIGKRVKIIDEYNRIPTKTQSALLSLLAEGYAESFEQVALAGKSAWYLTANEDAGGGTFQVIEALKDRIDVVVRAPPFHARSLDALAERVATARPPETRIPADVVFSADELDQAEAEIRAVPVPESVLDVLGFFAGQLDFCRRASDVLEYRNKDTLHLAGKKVAHVCNEDCPLDKNVHVCTQTENGVSARALQAILLFAKALAYFRGKSEVTVTDVRLVLPFTLFDKLRPNLQSAFFQKAEARVLLLDRATWITRLFDQAAVQHAAYAPLREGVRALRVEAEASALGATTADLKRRVGKVQRAMEELLKRADLSGPIYDDLVLLKSIHESYQRRLTAAERLEGGAS, from the coding sequence ATGGATCCCCATCGCCTCGTCGCATCGTGGCTCGACGGCCGCGCCCGCGTTGAAAAGGACGGCGCGCTCGTCCTCGGGCCGCCGCGGAGCGCGGGCCTCTCGGGCAAGCTCCGCCGCGCCTACACGTGGATCGCCACGCAAGCCCTCGTGTGCCCGTACCTCGACATGGAGCTCGAGGAATCGACGACGCTCGGCAAGGGCGAAGCGCGCGTCGACCTCGGCCGCGCGGCGCACGCCTCGTACGTCCTCTTGCCGCTCCTTTGCCTTGTCACCTCGCAGCGCTTGCTCTTCGTCGGCGCCCCGGGCCGCGGCAAGACCACGATGGCCACGATCATGGCCGCGCTCGCCGGCATCCCCCTCGACGAGATCCGCCGCATCGTCCAGCACGGCCATCCCCAGCTCACCACGGCCGATCTGATCGGCAGCCCCTTGCCCGCGAGCCTCGTCAAGGCCGAGGCGTCCGGCGAGATCCGCGTCGAGTGGCGCCGCTGGATCGGCAAGCGCGTCAAGATCATCGACGAGTACAACCGCATCCCCACGAAGACCCAGTCCGCGCTGCTCTCGCTCCTCGCCGAGGGCTACGCCGAGAGCTTTGAGCAGGTCGCGCTCGCCGGCAAATCCGCCTGGTATCTCACGGCGAACGAAGACGCCGGCGGCGGCACGTTCCAGGTCATCGAGGCCCTCAAAGATCGCATCGACGTCGTCGTCCGCGCGCCGCCCTTCCACGCGCGCTCGCTCGACGCCCTCGCCGAGCGTGTCGCCACGGCCCGCCCGCCCGAGACCCGCATCCCCGCCGACGTCGTCTTCTCCGCCGACGAGCTCGATCAAGCCGAGGCCGAGATCCGCGCCGTCCCGGTCCCCGAGAGCGTGCTCGACGTGCTCGGCTTCTTCGCGGGCCAGCTCGACTTTTGCCGCCGGGCCTCCGACGTCCTCGAATACCGCAACAAGGACACGCTCCACCTCGCGGGCAAGAAGGTCGCGCACGTCTGCAACGAGGATTGCCCGCTCGACAAGAACGTCCACGTCTGCACGCAGACCGAAAACGGCGTCTCGGCCCGCGCGCTCCAGGCCATCCTGCTCTTCGCCAAGGCCCTCGCGTATTTCCGCGGCAAGAGCGAGGTGACCGTCACCGACGTGCGCCTCGTCCTGCCCTTCACGCTCTTCGACAAGCTCCGCCCGAACCTGCAGAGCGCGTTTTTTCAAAAGGCCGAAGCCCGCGTCCTTTTGCTCGACCGCGCCACCTGGATCACGCGCCTCTTTGATCAAGCCGCCGTCCAGCACGCGGCCTACGCGCCGCTACGCGAGGGCGTGCGCGCGCTTCGAGTGGAGGCCGAGGCGAGCGCGCTCGGCGCCACCACGGCGGATCTGAAGCGCCGCGTGGGCAAGGTGCAGCGCGCGATGGAGGAGCTTCTCAAGCGCGCCGATCTCTCGGGGCCGATCTACGACGACCTCGTGCTCCTGAAGAGCATCCACGAATCCTACCAGCGCAGACTCACGGCCGCCGAGCGCCTGGAAGGAGGCGCCTCGTGA
- a CDS encoding multicopper oxidase family protein produces the protein MKQAILNIPMHRAGRCAFLLLSAALGGCSDDAATPAGPPEIFENPPELAPNAAGVHELRLAPSEVKIGGKRYCLRTYNGSIPGPTIRVPAGADRKVRVNLHNDFKRSDYRLVAGAANTSAVTCHDFNLTNLHAHGTHVQPNYATPAAADPCEGSGCGPDARYHADDVLHEVPPGEMAQYRWDLDEDGPHHEGFNWYHPHIHGSTAIQVTNGAAGALVIEGDLDEVPGIAKAKERIMVLGGVPINVESTRPLADGETCGEDTLSANDFEGAENDTKPTLVSGKLLPHIKTSPNQIERLRIVHAGTPNELGMKLHPSDDPTCESFDVLHPIDITQIARDGITLPQVYVSDTMWVSPGYRIEAVVKMPAEKTTLCLVGRRPSDPLGSLVAIFDVDPANGAPTETNMPAASALAALAPPTTFTGKVDGQTMEASCESVDKIHQKIALLVPTPGEQPDPEKPAELGSCSPSDHMHGIDPDAPTCICPAPNISCRRFDDRRAWGYRSDRVMEVGTTEKWEIRAFDGHPFHIHINPYLVCANDSNKEPNFPHWRDTFWVQAEDGPRQILTNFRKFTGQFVLHCHKLNHEDMGMMELVEICPEGDTNCLCQGTDANGNCISQAGCKAEDLQCQFAKAATEAYPLPPAPNPALCGP, from the coding sequence ATGAAACAGGCGATCCTCAACATACCAATGCATCGTGCAGGTCGATGCGCGTTCCTCTTGCTGAGCGCGGCGCTCGGCGGCTGCTCGGACGATGCAGCGACGCCCGCGGGCCCGCCGGAGATCTTCGAGAACCCGCCGGAGCTCGCCCCGAACGCGGCAGGGGTCCACGAACTCCGGCTCGCGCCGAGCGAGGTGAAGATCGGCGGGAAACGGTATTGCCTGCGGACCTACAATGGCTCGATTCCGGGCCCGACGATCCGCGTGCCGGCCGGCGCGGATCGCAAGGTGCGGGTCAACCTCCACAACGATTTCAAACGTTCCGATTACCGCCTGGTGGCCGGGGCCGCGAACACGTCGGCGGTCACGTGCCACGATTTCAACCTGACGAACCTGCACGCGCACGGCACGCACGTCCAGCCGAACTACGCGACGCCCGCCGCGGCAGACCCCTGCGAGGGCTCGGGCTGTGGCCCGGACGCGCGTTACCACGCCGACGACGTGCTGCACGAGGTGCCGCCGGGCGAGATGGCGCAATACCGCTGGGATCTCGACGAGGACGGGCCACACCACGAGGGGTTCAACTGGTATCACCCGCACATCCACGGCTCGACGGCCATCCAGGTGACGAACGGCGCCGCGGGCGCGCTCGTCATCGAGGGGGATCTCGACGAGGTCCCCGGCATCGCCAAGGCGAAGGAGCGAATCATGGTCCTCGGCGGCGTGCCCATCAACGTCGAGTCGACGCGGCCGCTCGCGGACGGAGAGACGTGCGGTGAGGATACGCTCTCGGCGAACGATTTCGAGGGCGCGGAGAACGATACGAAGCCGACGCTCGTGAGCGGCAAGCTCCTTCCGCACATCAAGACCTCGCCGAATCAGATCGAGCGCTTGCGGATCGTGCACGCCGGCACGCCGAACGAGCTCGGGATGAAGCTCCACCCCTCGGACGATCCGACCTGCGAATCGTTTGATGTCCTGCACCCGATCGACATCACGCAAATCGCCCGCGACGGCATCACGCTGCCCCAGGTTTACGTGAGCGATACGATGTGGGTATCGCCCGGTTATCGTATCGAGGCCGTCGTGAAGATGCCCGCCGAGAAGACGACGCTTTGCCTCGTGGGGCGGCGCCCCTCCGATCCGCTCGGGAGCCTCGTGGCGATCTTCGACGTGGATCCGGCAAACGGAGCGCCGACGGAGACGAACATGCCGGCGGCGTCGGCCCTCGCGGCCCTCGCGCCACCCACGACGTTCACGGGCAAGGTCGACGGCCAGACGATGGAGGCGAGCTGCGAATCGGTCGACAAGATCCACCAGAAGATCGCGCTGCTCGTCCCCACGCCAGGGGAACAACCCGACCCGGAAAAACCCGCCGAGCTCGGCTCGTGCAGCCCGAGCGACCACATGCACGGCATCGATCCGGACGCGCCGACGTGCATTTGCCCCGCCCCGAACATCAGTTGCCGCCGCTTCGACGATCGGCGCGCCTGGGGGTACCGCAGCGACCGGGTGATGGAGGTGGGGACGACGGAGAAATGGGAGATCCGCGCGTTCGACGGGCACCCGTTCCACATTCACATCAATCCGTACCTCGTCTGCGCGAACGATTCGAACAAGGAGCCGAACTTCCCGCACTGGCGCGACACGTTCTGGGTGCAGGCGGAGGACGGGCCGCGGCAGATCCTGACGAACTTCCGCAAGTTCACGGGCCAGTTCGTGCTGCATTGCCACAAGCTGAACCACGAGGACATGGGCATGATGGAGCTCGTCGAGATCTGCCCCGAGGGCGACACGAACTGCCTCTGTCAGGGCACGGACGCGAACGGCAATTGCATCAGCCAGGCCGGGTGCAAGGCCGAGGATCTCCAATGCCAGTTCGCCAAGGCGGCGACGGAGGCATACCCGCTCCCGCCCGCGCCAAACCCCGCGCTTTGCGGGCCGTGA